In the Solanum pennellii chromosome 5, SPENNV200 genome, one interval contains:
- the LOC107020548 gene encoding uncharacterized protein LOC107020548 isoform X1 has protein sequence MADASKKRDIGWNYGTQGATKDSVTCNFCGSTFNGGITRHKQHLVGGFKNVKQCAACPSEIREEIRAYMQNKIANNPKFQMRQPEEFVDIDDLDEMDDYAEMRPPSKTQRISSSGGSSTARSVTKGPLNLYFSQKSTQKGGLEKGGGIEETKKILRERAVSAFAIWMYDAGLPFNCVNHKSFDKFIEAVGQHGPGMKPPTFHEVRVTHLKKEVDKVEKIVEEHKVQWTKFGCSIMMDKWTARNGKMIINILVNSPIGSVFLGSVDASNESTDSTKMYKLFESTIERIGPEKVVQIVTDNASENVKAGSMIMGAYPHIYWTPCAAHCINLIFGDIFKVKPYASVFKKAIRIHSYISQRPLLLNLMRKFTKERNLVKPAKTRFATAFLTLRAMYIQRKNLKTLVLSTEWNSSKFAKETSGKEVANLLISIHFWNDVVRALTVCSPLTKVLRLVDGEKKPPMGYIYEAMDRAKEAIAHGFRGVQKHYEKVFQIIDARWSEQLHRPLHAAGHVLNPGLYYKAEEEGTLLQSLWTEYYACVEKLVRDTTIQDALIAELPKYKMADGLFGCGPAKRARDTRSPVEWWSLFGSETPNLQKFAMKVLSLTCSSSGCERNWSVFEHIHSKKRNRLTLSRLNDLVYIKYNRTLKRRYDARDLIDPIRLDNIDDSNEWLVGCPEDQDDELVYEDDDLTWGSVATAIGADESIYHLRGLSSRSTVLDKGKGVESTSLSSSSSRTRTLIDEEYEEEEDEEQYNDVEDFDLQELDNFEEE, from the exons ATGGCGGATGCTAGCAAAAAGAGGGATATTGGATGGAATTATGGCACTCAAGGAGCGACGAAAGATTCGGTCACTTGTAACTTTTGTGGGAGTACTTTCAATGGTGGAATAACGCGACACAAACAACATTTAGTGGGTGGTTTCAAAAATGTTAAACAATGTGCCGCTTGTCCGTCGGAAATTAGAGAAGAAATAAGGGCTTATATGCAAAACAAAATAGCTAATAATCCCAAATTTCAAATGAGGCAACCGGAAGAATTTGTTGATATTGATGATCTTGATGAAATGGATGATTATGCGGAAATGAGGCCTCCCTCCAAAACTCAAAGGATATCTTCTAGTGGAGGTTCATCCACCGCACGGAGTGTGACGAAAGGACCTTTGAACCtctatttttcacaaaaatcaacacaaaaagGAGGCTTAGAAAAAGGAGGAGGAATcgaagaaacaaagaaaattctaaGAGAGCGTGCGGTAAGTGCTTTTGCAATTTGGATGTATGATGCCGGGCTCCCTTTTAATTGCGTCAACCACAAATCATTCGATAAATTTATTGAGGCGGTTGGACAACATGGCCCCGGAATGAAGCCTCCTACATTCCATGAAGTTAGAGTCACTCACCTTAAAAAAGAGGTGgataaagtagaaaaaattgTTGAGGAGCATAAAGTGCAATGGACAAAGTTTGGTTGTTCCATTATGATGGACAAATGGACGGCACGAAATGGCaaaatgatcatcaatattttggtgaattcTCCAATCGGTAGTGTATTTCTTGGTTCGGTTGATGCTAGCAATGAATCTACCgattccaccaaaatgtacaaGTTATTTGAAAGCACTATCGAAAGAATTGGACCGGAAAAAGTGGTACAAATTGTCACCGATAATGCTAGTGAGAATGTCAAAGCGGGAAGTATGATAATGGGTGCGTATCCACACATTTATTGGACTCCATGTGCCGCTCATTGCATCAACTTGATATTTGGTGACATATTCAAGGTTAAGCCATATGCTTCCG TTTTTAAGAAGGCCATCAGAATCCATTCTTACATTAGTCAAAGGCCATTGTTGTTAAACTTGATGAGAAAATTCACCAAAGAAAGAAATTTGGTGAAACCGGCCAAGACAAGATTTGCAACGGCATTCTTAACTTTGAGAGCTATgtacattcaaagaaaaaacttgaaaactttagtcCTCTCAACCGAATGGAATTCAAGCAAATTTGCAAAGGAAACTTCGGGGAAAGAAGTTGCCAATCTTCTTATTTCTATCCACTTTTGGAATGATGTTGTTCGGGCACTTACAGTTTGTAGCCCTTTGACAAAAGTGCTTCGTTTGGTGGATGGGGAGAAAAAACCACCAATGGGTTATATTTATGAGGCAATGGATAGAGCCAAAGAAGCTATTGCACATGGTTTTCGTGGAGTTCAGAAGCATTATGAGAAAGTGTTTCAAATTATTGATGCAAGGTGGTCAGAACAACTCCATCGGCCTTTGCATGCTGCAGGCCATGTTTTGAACCCAGGATTATATTATAAAGCTGAAGAAGAGGGAACTTTATTACAGAGTTTGTGGACCGAGTATTATGCATGTGTTGAGAAGTTGGTCCGTGATACAACAATACAAGATGCACTAATCGCTGAGCTTCCTAAGTACAAAATGGCGGATGGACTATTTGGTTGTGGTCCGGCTAAAAGAGCTAGAGACACAAGGTCACCGG ttgaATGGTGGTCACTATTTGGTAGTGAAACACCAAACTTGCAAAAGTTTGCCATGAAAGTGTTAAGCCTAACTTGTAGCTCATCTGGATGTGAGCGAAATTGGAGTGTGTTTGAACAC ATTCATTCCAAAAAGAGGAATAGGCTTACACTATCGCGTCTCAATGATCTAGTGTACATTAAGTACAATAGAACATTGAAACGCCGTTATGATGCTCGTGATCTTATTGATCCAATTCGCTTGGATAACATAGATGATTCCAACGAATGGTTAGTTGGATGCCCCGAAGATCAAGATGATGAACTAGTATATGAGGATGATGATCTTACTTGGGGTAGTGTTGCTACGGCAATTGGAGCGGACGAGAGTATCTATCATCTTAGGGGACTTTCTTCAAGATCAACAGTACTTGACAAGGGCAAAGGAGTAGAAAGTACATCTTTAAGTTCATCTTCAAGTAGGACTCGGacactaattgatgaagaatacgaggaggaagaagatgaagagcaATATAATGATGTAGAAGATTTTGATCTTCAAGAGTTGgataattttgaagaagaatag